A window of Microcoleus sp. bin38.metabat.b11b12b14.051 genomic DNA:
AAGCGGCGTTAAATCCTCAATATATCGGGGTCTGCTGGTGTCTTGTCCGGTGAGTCGATAGGGCGATCGCGCCCAACCCAAAGCGTAGGCTAAGGCATAATTGCCGATCGCACTTTCGGTATAATAAGTATCAGAAAGTTCTCGCGAGGCAAAGAACACTGGTTCGGCGCACCACAGTTCGATTAAGCGTGCCGTGGAATGTGTCAATATGAAGTCGGACGGGTTTTGAATCATAAATTAAAAGGGATGAAGAATATGGTTGCAAGTCAAAATTCAAACTATCTTTCTCCAGAAGAGTATCTCCAGCTAGAAGCAAAAAGTGAGAGCAAGCATGAATATAGGCAAGGTGATGTTTATGCAATGGCAGGGGCAAGTAATGTTCATGTACTCATTGCGATAAATCTTGGTTCGTTGTTAAGAAATCATTTGCGTGGTAGCGGATGTTTGCCCTATCTTTCTGATACCAAAGTTCGGATTGAGTCGATTAACATCTATTACTATCCAGATATTGCCGTTACTTGCGATCGCCGGGACAGGGAATTTAGCAATTTCTTGCGTCATCCCTGTTTGATTGTGGAAGTTTTATCTCCGACAACGGAAGCTTTCGATCGCGGAGACAAATTCGCCGATTACCGACAGTTAGAATCCCTCCAAGAGTACGTCCTCATCAGCCAAAATCGAATCCAAGTCGATGTCTTTCGCCGCAACGATCGCGGACAATGGGTTCTTTATCCCTATCGCGCAGGAGATACAATTCATTTGACTAGCGTGGATTTTTCCTGTGCGATCGAGGACTTGTATGAAGATGTAGACTTTTCTCCTGTTTCATAATTCTGGGAAGGGCGAAAGCCTCGCCCATTACGAGCACTATTCTTCTGACTTTTTCCCCTTTCCTTTTTTCCCGCCTCCTTCACTCCTCACCTTGCGCCACGGGGCATAAGATTCATCCAAGCGTTTGAGGAAAGTTTCTTGTTCTGGTAGCGACCAATGGCGATCGACATCGGCAATCAGTGCATCACATTCGGCGGCGGACAACTGCATAGAAATACCTCGTTTGTTTGTCCAAGTGCTGATAATTTCCTGAGTTGCATCTACTAAAAATTGAGTTTTGAAAGGATGTTCGAGGTCTGTATTTTTAGCTTTCAGCTTATCGTAAACTCCCTGTACTAATTCGAGAGAACTTGGCAATTCGGCAATACCGCCAAAGATACCGAGAATTTGATTGTCCATGCGTCCGACGCGGCTGGAAACAGCGCCGTAACGAGTTGTTAGCAAAATGTTGCCGAGGGTGTAGCGTAATTCGTCGGCGGTGACATCTTTGAGGGTGACAATATCGAGGAAATGAACTCCTGGCTTGATGTATTCGCTGGTGTTTAGGGCGGTGGAAGCGTTACCTTTTTCGTCGCGCATAGTTCCGGTTTCAAAGATAGCATTGATCGTGCGATCGCCAATCAGTTCTGTAGAATGCAGCACACTAAACGCATCTTCTGTCCAAACTCGGCTTTTTTGTGCGCCTTCTCCACCCGCCGCGAAGCCGTAGAGGAAGCAATCAACGCACATTTCGCAAGGCGCATTGGTATTGAGAGCACAGATTTCATTTGTTTTCGGTGCGGTATGAAGGAGATTGTGCGATCGCAAAAATTCGCGTCCTTTCCGTCTTTCCGGTGCAACTTGTTTGCGTTTTGTCATCACCAACCGAGGAATTGATTCGGTATCCTCAATCCCCGCTTGCACGTATTCGCTGCACATCGGTTCGCCCGTTCCTTCCGTGCGGAAAATGGTTTCCGATTGCGTTGTGCGGAGGACAACCATACCAATGGTACGGCCTTTGGGGAAGTTTTCGTAGCTGGGGGCGAGGAATGGTTGCAGTTTTGCGATCGACATTTTGAACTCTCCTAATTGTTTTCAGATGTGGTTGTAGATGTGATTTCAGACTTTTTTTCAGTTTCAGCCTTCAATTCTTGACGGGCTTCTTGCAAAAAGAACAAGTAGGCAGCTTCAAGAGTTTTACTATCAGTCAATAACCTTTCAGGCCGCGAGTGATAAACCTCCTCAAATAGTTGTTTCAAGATTTGATAAAACTGCTTGATTTGTTCGTATTTTGTCGCACCCACGCCATGTTCTCGAATGCGATCGAGACGGTTGTGATATTGCTGGGCTAGGGCAGCAAATATCGTGTCCCAATCCATGTGAGATTTGCGCGATCGCACGGCCTTGATAAACTCTGAAAACGGTTCAGTTTGGGCAGTGCGGCGAAAGGAACTACCCCGCAATTTGGCAGATTCCGCAAGGTGTGCGGCTTGCTTGAGATAGCTAGAAACGCGATCGTGTTCTTCTGACATCAAACTCTCCAATAAAGTATTCAAAGGTTCTCGAATGCGAGACCAAATCGCCTCCAAATTGGGGTCGTCTTGTTCTCGCAAAATCCACCGCAGCAGGACGTAATACAAGCTGAGAGGACGATTTACTGCCCGCACTAAGTCGTACAGACAATCATCTTTTTTCCTAAGACTTGCCACTGAAATTGTCAGTTTGCCAATACAACGCAGCCTTTCTAAAACTTTTTCTGCCGTCACTACAGCGCATCGTTCTTTTTCAGAAAAATGACCATCCCGCCGATATTGACCGTTGCCCAATAGCGGCTGCAATGATGATGGAATTCCATCAACTTTGGCGAAAAAGTCCCAAGTAGGTTCGACTTCCAGATTCGCACTTAAAACAAAGGGAAAGCCAAAATCAAAAGCTAAACTCATTTCCAATGCCAACCTGAGCGACTTTAGCAACGCCACAGAATTATTAACTTCTCCCCAAAGTACCGGGATTGTTACTGTTGAGTTGATAAATTCTGGACGTTTTGGCAGTGCCAAGCCAACCATTTTGTTTGATTGAAAAATGAGGGAGTTATTGCGGTAAAGTTGCAGTTCATCAACTGTTACCGTGCCGTCTTCGTTCTTGGCTGCGGTCTTTTTTAGAAAGTTTTGCCAAATTGTTCTGAGTTCCACACTCGAACCTTTGGGCAAGGCAAAGTGCAGATAAAGCGGGTCTTGTTTGACAGCATTTGGGAAGTTTGCACCAACTGCCATCAACTGATAACCAAGTGCCGATAAATTATCTGCCCGCCTCTTAGGTTCGGCAATCATTCCGCCGGGAAGGCGATTAGAAAAAGCTTGAACCTTGGTTCCTGGCGGCATTTTTGGGGAACTTAATTCGCCGACTTGCAGCGATGTTATTCCCAAGGAACAGCGCTGGCGGGGGTTGGCTTCAATGTATGCTGTTAGTTCGTTAAAACCTTGCGAGTTTGCGGGTGTGGAAAAGTTGAGTAATTGTCGAACTGCATTCACTAATTCTGCGGAAACTTCTACTTCTGCTGTTGGGCGCAGTTTAAATGAGTCTTCTAAGGCAGCAAATACCTTTTCTAGCATCTCTTCGCGATCGCCCTCGATGGATTTGGCCGCAAACAAACAGCGTCCGTACTGCGCGTTAAACGGTTCTAAGGCAGCCCGCTGTTCGGGAGACAGCCCGACTTGCGCGGCAATTCGATCCCAAACATCTTTGGGGCTGAGTTCGGCAGCGCGATAGCTGAGGTAAGCAGTTTTTAGTCCTTCGGAAATGGCGAATTCTTCGGCATTTGATACTGGATGCAAGCCGACAGCAGCGGCGGCGGTAACGGCGGTTTCTCCAGCATCTCCGCCGTATTTTTCAATGTCCTTGGCGACTTTTTCGACTTTGTAGCCGCTGGCTTTTTTTACCAGTAATTTATCTACTTCATCTAAGGTTGCTTCGGGGTTTTGTTGGATGGCTTGCGGGTCAATTTTGATGCCGTCTTTGGTGGCGTTAACGAGTTGTTCGATGTTGTTGCTAAAAACGCGATCGATCTTTTGCTGCCATTTTTGAGCGATGATTTTGCTCAAATCGCCGTCGGGAAAGGCTTCGCCGACAAAAATCTGGCCGTTGGGGTCGATCGCAAGAGTGTGTAAATTGCGATCGTGCAAAACCTCTTCGCAAGCTGATAGCAACAGCGAAGTCAGATAACCTCTGTCTTCGGAAAGGCTGACATGAAACAACTTACAGGGACGCTGCAAGGCAACTGTTAACTCATTTTCAACTTTGCGAATGCGTTTTTGTTCTTCAATTCCCAAGTCAAATAAGTCACCCCCAATCAACATCGCAGCCCAACGTTTGATGTTGGGATCTTCCGGCAAAAAGCGCGTTCCGTCGCTGGCGCTGTGTCCAGAATGGCGTTCTATCAGGCGGCGGATGAGTTCTAGTTCTTCATCGGTTTGGGCGAATTGGGCAACACCAGCGCGATCGAGTTGTTCTTGCAGAAAAGTGCGTGAAGCGAAGCTATCCCGTAGGGAATCGCGCGCTAATGCTTTAACATTGCGCTTGTCGTTTTCATCTGTCAATTTATTCAAATCGTGAACGGCGGTTGCGGCCAAAATGCAAGCACGTTTATCGTCGGGAACTCCGGCTATTTTGCTAGCAGTCAGGACGAACTGACAAGCAGAATCCAAATGTTCGGCGAGGGTGCGTCCTTGGCGACTGCCGTACTGTGAGTGTTTGGTATGCAGTTCGTACAGCCGAGGACGAACTTCGGCAAAATAGCGATCGTCTAAATTTGTTGTTGTTTCGTCAAAAAGCAGACTTTTTCTTGACATATTTTCGCCCTAATTAGTTCATTTGATATTATTTTTTAATCTATTCCTTCTAAAAGTTTGGCAACTTGTTCTGGTGCGGGTAGTTGATTTTTAAATTCTTGAGGAACCGTCGAAACAATCTTATAAGTTGCCACACCAATTGGTTTGTTCGATTCTCTCAGCGCATATTCAACGATGGTTTTATTTTTGGATTTGCAAAGAATGATGCCGATAGCCGGATTTTCATCGGGTTTACACTTCTCTAAAATGACCCCATTATGCGTCCAACCAATTTCTGCAACCATTGGTTGCAGTTTTTCATTTTGACTGTACGTGGTGTAAAAGTTTCGCATATTCCAAATATTACGATCCGAAAACCCACTAATACCTGGAAACTCAGCCTGCAAATCTTTTGCTAGTTGTTCCACTACTGATTTGCCCCAACTTGCGCCTTGTTGGCGAGTCACGATCGTTTTGCCAATATCCCAATACAGTTCGATCAGTTGTTTGTTGACTGCTTTGAGTGCTTCGTACTGGGCGGAACGAACTCGCTGCTTCACTTCTGTCAGTAATTTTTTGTAATCTTCGGGAATGGAATTGGTCATATTTGTCATTCAACCTGTTGATGTTCGCGAGCCATTTTTTAGGGTTCTTTTGAAATATATTCAGCAACCTGCTGGATGTACAGAGGGTAATATATTAAAGCAATCCGAACAGAATTCAATAAAATGACATAATTTATTTCTAGATATCGATGAGCTAAAATATTGCGTAATCCACCTGATTTGGATAGTTCTGTTGCTACCTCAATTGAGATGATTCCATATTTTTGAGCTTGCCAAAATGATTCCCGATTACCAGTTGAGACAGCATTCATCTTGCGAGTTAGGATATGCTCGTTAATATCCACGGCTGCTTGAATGATTAACTCCATAATTCTTTCAGAAATTGTTTTTTGATCGAAGCTATCTAGATAATATTCAAGGCTCATCGATTCAAATCGTTTCAATTCTTGAAGATTGTTTGCAATAAATTGGAGTCTGCTTAAAACTACAGATTTCTCAATACTCATGCTACACCCCATTCTTGAAGAAAATCATTAATATTCTGGCGAAGTTGACGTTCTGTTTCTTTCAGTTCTGTATCGCTCATGAGATTATTTTTTATGAACTCTTCAAACTCACAAGGCTCTTTTTCATAAAGCAATATTCCATCGCGAGCAATGAAGTGAGCAATCAGTCGCGAACACTGATTTAACTCAACAACATCAATATTGTCGCTATTGAGGTTAAAAGATTCACCCAAAATTAGAGGAACTTCAAACCAAGCAAATCCCCTATCTTTGCAAGATTCTTCTCTAAGTTCCATATTGCAAAGTGCCGCAAAATCCCAATCACTTTTTGCGTGAGTATCACCTCTGGCGCGAGAACCAAAGAGAATTAGCATTTTGAGGTAAGGAATTCGATCGGGAAGTTGTGAAGCAATTTCCCGAAGTTCAGCCAGGGTTGGGGAAATTTGGAGCATGGTTAGTGTTTTGTAGAGTGAATTTGAGGATGAGTCAAGCGAATTTTATGTCTAGAGAATAGTTGGTCTCCAGCACTTTATCTTTACAGGGCTAGGGAAAGAGGGTTTTCCCTAAAACCCTGACTTGTCGCATTACACCTTAATTATTGCTGTTCAACAACAATCGATCAGTTTCGTGCTGCTGTTCGATCGGCGTTTCTCAAATCGATAGCCCTCGTCATCTCAGATGTTTGTACTTGCACTAGACTTATAATTGCATCCGAAATCTAATCTGTCAAGTATGTAGTTACACTTTTATTGATGGTTCGCAAAAAAGAGACAATTACACTTTCAATACCATCTGGAACCAAGGAGCAGCTAGAGGCGATCGCCCTTCGCCTCGGTATCTTATGGGGTAAATCCCCCAGCGTATCGGGGTTATTGGTCGCGATCGCCCAACACCGACTCGATGTAGGTGAACCATTCACCCTCAGTTCCAGCGAAGTCGCAGCCTTACAACAAGCCATCAGACTACTGATCGACTCAGGCTATGTCGAGCAAGCCCGATCGGTCTCACAACTTCTGATCGGTCGAGGAAACCTCGCAGCCCCTCTGCGCCAGTCCCTCCTCCAACAAGCCATTCAACCCACCGCAGCGTGGCGCATTCAAGCCGAAGAATACATCAACGACGGACAACCGTTTCTGGTTCTGTACCGCAATCCCAAAGGAGAGGATTTGGCATATACAGCTCGCTATGCCGAGATTTCCTTTGAGGAAAAGCGGTTTTACCTAGAAATTTGGTGCGAAGAGACCGATGACATCAAAAATCCCGATTATCCCGAACTGATCCACAATCGCTGTCTGCGGTTCGATCGCATTCAGTCGATCGTCAAAACGGACGGACTCTGGCGCAGTGAAGGCTTAGATTTCTTAAAAGTGTACTTACATTTTTATCGTGGCATGGTCAACGCCTACGATCCGAGGGCAAGAGATATCAGCGATCGAGTTGTGGGAGATATCCGCGAAGTTGTGCGGAATGTCTCTAATCCTTTTTGGCTGATACGGGAAGTATCGCGGTATTGGGAAGATTGCGTGATTGTTTCGCCCCAGAAACTGCGCGATCGCTTCCAACAAAAACTGATCGCCCTCTGCCGCCAGTACAACCTCGAAGTCCGCGATTAGGGGACTTGGAAGCGCACAGGGACTCAAGAAACCGGGTTTTTTACCAAGATTAATGGTTTGAATCCAGTATTTTGCGAAAAAACCCGGTTTCTGACAAGTAAGTCCAAAAAAAAGCAGCCCGTTGCAGGCTGCACATCGAAAAAAACCGTTGTTTTGTTGGAGGAGAAAACTTTAAATCGAATTCAAATAGCCGTTATATCAAGTCTCTGGGACTCCGGCGGGCGATCGACTGCCAATCTATTTCGCCATCCTTATCTACCCCTGACTCACCTTAGATGGCTGCTGAAAGTTCGTTGACCATTTTCACCCGGCCTCTGATGACTGCCCGCAGCAAGCGGTTGACACAGCCTCTATCTTCGTCATTCAGGGACTCGTCCAAGGTGGCGGCCATCAAACCGTAGCGATCGGCTAAAGTCAAAACGCCTGTGTCGCTTACAGAAGCGAGGATTTCAGAGATAGCGCCGGGGAGGAGTTGTAAAGCTTTCATGGCAGTGCGGTTGAATTCGATATATTCATAATGCCCTGGTTTCCTGAAAACATCGGTGATATTAATGAGGTTCCGAAGGTGATTATTTAGGGTATACGTAAGTGATCCCAATGAAGTGAATTTGTGACTCGAATCACAACGCTACAGGTGGCGGCGGGCAATTCCATGTCACCCAAACCTTTGGTAGGACGCGGGATTGACGGCGTTTAGCTAAAATAACTTAATCCCTCAATCTGTTCAATTTTTACCCCTGTACCGAAAATGCTTGATTTTCTGAATCCCATTTTGGGCCGCAAGCCCGATCGCATCAAAGCCAATGTTGAGATTTACACTTGGCAAACCTGCCCCTACTGCATCCGCGCCAAAACCTTGCTGTGGTGGAAAGGCGTAAATTACACAGAATACAAAATTGACGGTGACGAAGCGGCCAGAAGCGCAATGGCCGATCGGGCTAACGGCAAGCGCAGCGTACCCCAAATCTTTATTAATAACCAACACGTCGGCGGCTGCGATGACATTCACAAACTTGATGGCGATGGAGGATTAGATCCGCTGCTAGCCCAACCAGCAGTATAGGTTCGTAGTGAGGACTTTAGTCCTTAAATCTTTAAATAAAGGACTAAAGTCCTCATAGGTTCGTAGTGAGGACTTTAGTCCTTAAATCTTTAAATAAAGGACTAAAGTCCTCATAGGTTCGTAGTGAGGACTTTAGTCCTTAAATCTTTAAATAAAGGACTAAAGTCCTCATAGGTTCGTAGTGAGGACTTTAGTCCTTAAATCTTTAAATAAAGGACTAAAGTCCTCATAGGTTCGTAGTGAGGACTTTAGTCCTTAAATCTTTAAATAAAGGACTAAAGTCCTCATAGGTTCGTAGTGAGGACTTTAGTCCTTAAATCTTTAAATAAAGGACTAAAGTCCTCATAGGTTCGTAGTGAGGACTTTAGTCCTTAAATCTTTAAATAAAGGACTAAAGTCCTCACTACAAACCTTTGGCAAATTTACCGAGATTATCTTGCCGCCATTTAGCATCGGCACGCCTATCTGTTTGCAATTCTAAGACCCGAATGCCACTATTTGGCAGCACCAAAATCTTTTCTTTCAACTGTTCCCAATCGTCGATTGTCTCATGTTCCACGCCGTAAGTTGCACACAAACTAGCAAAATTTATATGCTGCGGCGTGGCAAAAAACTCTTCAAAGGGCGGGTCAAATTTGGCAACGGGCAACATTTCAAAAATTCCGCCGCCGTTGTTATTAATTAAAATAATTGTCAGATGACCGACAAATTTCTTGTTAATTAAAAAACCGTTCGTATCGTGCAAAAGTGCTAAATCGCCTGTTAACATGATACTGCTTTGATTCCGGTGTGCAACTCCTAAAGCTGTTGACAATGTGCCGTCTATGCCGTTGGCGCCGCGATTGATGTAAGGTTTTATTTGTAAGTTGTTTGGCTTCCAGAAAAACTCGACATCTCTGACGGGCATACTGTTAGAAATAAATATCGGTGTGGCTGGTGGCAATATTTGGGAAAGCAGCCACGGAATTTTTGGTTCGATGATGTTGGTGATTGCTGCCATTTTTTCGTCTATTGCTTGTCGGACTTGGGTTTCGGTGTTGTGCCAAAGTTGGAGGTATTCGTGGGATGGAGAGATAAGAACCCCCCCTAGCCCCCCCTTGGTAAGGGGGGGGACTGGAGAAGAGTTTTTGGCAGAGGTTCGATCCCCCCCTAACCCCCCCTTGTTAAGGGGGGGGACTTGAGTTACAAGAGTTAATTTAGTTGCGAGGTTTTCTATGGAGGTTCGTAGGTGAATTGTTTTGCCGTGTAGGGGATCGATGTTGTGGTGGCTGGGGTCGATTATGTAGCGTTTGGGTTGGGTTTTGTCTAACCAGTTTCGGAGTTCTTTACTTGTGGGTAAGTCTCCGATTTGAATGGCGATTTCTGGGGTTAATTTATCTGCTAGTTCGCGGTTTCGTAGGATTAAATCATAGGTGGAAATTAGATAGGGGTTGAGTTGGGCGTGGTTTCTTAAGGGCGATAATCCTTCGGCTAAGACTGGCCAGTTTAATAGTTGGGAAATTTTGCCGATCGCACTACAATACTTTTCGGCATCTTGAGGCTGTGCAACCCCCGCAATAATTATCCCTTTTTCAGATTCCTGCCATTGTCTTAATGTACTTCCTGCTCCCCCCCTTAACAAGGAGAGGCTGGGTTCTATTGCACTTCCTACTCCCCCCCTTAGCAAGGGGGGGCTGGGGGGGGTCAAGGTTTCGCCTACAACAATCGGTTCTAATCCTGCAAAGAAATCTTCTGAATCAAATTGTGTTTCTAAAGCTTCTATAGCAATATCTGAAATGGGTACTAGCGGATCGCGCAGGGGAATGTTGAGGTGGACTGGGCCTGGTGTCGGAAAGGTCGATCGCTCGATCGCATACACGATCGTCTGCCGCAAGTAACCCAGCATCCCAATTTCCGCAGCAGGTATGGCTAATTCGGCTTGCCAGTTGGGATAATTGCCGTATAGTTTAATTTGGTCGATCGCCTGTCCGGCGTGACAGTCGCGCAATTCGGGGGGTCTATCGGCGGTGAGAACTAGCAGCGGAATTCGACTTTCTCGGGCTTCTATTATGGCAGGATAAAAGTTGGCTGCGGCGGTTCCAGATGTGCAAATTAGCGCAGTTGGTAAACCGGATTTTTTGGCGATTCCTAATGCGAAAAAACTTGCCGATCTCTCGTCGAGTACGGGAATAGTTTCTATTAAATGATTCTGGGCGAAAGCTATGGTTAGCGGTGCCGATCGCGAACCGGGACAAATTACGGCTGTGGTTAGCCCTAGTCGCTGTAATGTCTCGGCTAGGATGGAAGCCCAGAGGGTGTTTGTGTTCCGAAAGTCAAGCATTTTGTTGTTGTTTTCGCGATCGATATTTTTGTAATGTCTTGAGAACCTACGGAGAACCGATGAAAAACAAATCCTGCGATTGCTTCGTTCCTCGCAATGACAGAAATGTATTATTGATTTGTAAGTTTTGTTTATTCCTAAACTAAAGCATTTAAAAGTGCTTGCAATTTGAGTTGAATTTCTGCTAGTTCTTTCTCAGGTTCCGAACCTGCGACAATTCCAACACCAGCATGGAGTATAGCGCGAGATCCATCGATTAAAGCCGATCGAATGCCGACGGCAAATTCACCGTTACCAGTGCGATCGATCCAGCCCAGGGGTGCTGCATACAAAGAGCGATCGCAGGTTTCGCAGCCCCGAATTTGCTGTAGGGCAATATCCCTCGGTACGCCCGCCACCGCTGGCGTTGGATGCAGTTGGGATAAAATTTTCAACAAGTGAATATCTGGGGGAATTCTCGCCCTGATGGGTGTCCACAAATGCTGAATGTTGGATAGTTGCAGCAGTCTCGGTAGCGGGGAAAAGTCGGGATTGATGCCGAGACTCGACAGGCGATCGACTATAAAGTCAATTACAGCTTGATGTTCTCGAATATCCTTTTCGCTGTTGAGTAAACCTTGCCCTAAATTCCCATCTTCCGCCTCAGTTTTGCCCCTCGGTGCGGAACCAGCTAAGGCATCTGCGATCAACTGATTATTGTGA
This region includes:
- a CDS encoding Uma2 family endonuclease, yielding MVASQNSNYLSPEEYLQLEAKSESKHEYRQGDVYAMAGASNVHVLIAINLGSLLRNHLRGSGCLPYLSDTKVRIESINIYYYPDIAVTCDRRDREFSNFLRHPCLIVEVLSPTTEAFDRGDKFADYRQLESLQEYVLISQNRIQVDVFRRNDRGQWVLYPYRAGDTIHLTSVDFSCAIEDLYEDVDFSPVS
- the cas7d gene encoding type I-D CRISPR-associated protein Cas7/Csc2 — translated: MSIAKLQPFLAPSYENFPKGRTIGMVVLRTTQSETIFRTEGTGEPMCSEYVQAGIEDTESIPRLVMTKRKQVAPERRKGREFLRSHNLLHTAPKTNEICALNTNAPCEMCVDCFLYGFAAGGEGAQKSRVWTEDAFSVLHSTELIGDRTINAIFETGTMRDEKGNASTALNTSEYIKPGVHFLDIVTLKDVTADELRYTLGNILLTTRYGAVSSRVGRMDNQILGIFGGIAELPSSLELVQGVYDKLKAKNTDLEHPFKTQFLVDATQEIISTWTNKRGISMQLSAAECDALIADVDRHWSLPEQETFLKRLDESYAPWRKVRSEGGGKKGKGKKSEE
- a CDS encoding CRISPR-associated protein Csc3, which codes for MSRKSLLFDETTTNLDDRYFAEVRPRLYELHTKHSQYGSRQGRTLAEHLDSACQFVLTASKIAGVPDDKRACILAATAVHDLNKLTDENDKRNVKALARDSLRDSFASRTFLQEQLDRAGVAQFAQTDEELELIRRLIERHSGHSASDGTRFLPEDPNIKRWAAMLIGGDLFDLGIEEQKRIRKVENELTVALQRPCKLFHVSLSEDRGYLTSLLLSACEEVLHDRNLHTLAIDPNGQIFVGEAFPDGDLSKIIAQKWQQKIDRVFSNNIEQLVNATKDGIKIDPQAIQQNPEATLDEVDKLLVKKASGYKVEKVAKDIEKYGGDAGETAVTAAAAVGLHPVSNAEEFAISEGLKTAYLSYRAAELSPKDVWDRIAAQVGLSPEQRAALEPFNAQYGRCLFAAKSIEGDREEMLEKVFAALEDSFKLRPTAEVEVSAELVNAVRQLLNFSTPANSQGFNELTAYIEANPRQRCSLGITSLQVGELSSPKMPPGTKVQAFSNRLPGGMIAEPKRRADNLSALGYQLMAVGANFPNAVKQDPLYLHFALPKGSSVELRTIWQNFLKKTAAKNEDGTVTVDELQLYRNNSLIFQSNKMVGLALPKRPEFINSTVTIPVLWGEVNNSVALLKSLRLALEMSLAFDFGFPFVLSANLEVEPTWDFFAKVDGIPSSLQPLLGNGQYRRDGHFSEKERCAVVTAEKVLERLRCIGKLTISVASLRKKDDCLYDLVRAVNRPLSLYYVLLRWILREQDDPNLEAIWSRIREPLNTLLESLMSEEHDRVSSYLKQAAHLAESAKLRGSSFRRTAQTEPFSEFIKAVRSRKSHMDWDTIFAALAQQYHNRLDRIREHGVGATKYEQIKQFYQILKQLFEEVYHSRPERLLTDSKTLEAAYLFFLQEARQELKAETEKKSEITSTTTSENN
- a CDS encoding PDDEXK nuclease domain-containing protein — encoded protein: MTNSIPEDYKKLLTEVKQRVRSAQYEALKAVNKQLIELYWDIGKTIVTRQQGASWGKSVVEQLAKDLQAEFPGISGFSDRNIWNMRNFYTTYSQNEKLQPMVAEIGWTHNGVILEKCKPDENPAIGIILCKSKNKTIVEYALRESNKPIGVATYKIVSTVPQEFKNQLPAPEQVAKLLEGID
- a CDS encoding DUF86 domain-containing protein codes for the protein MSIEKSVVLSRLQFIANNLQELKRFESMSLEYYLDSFDQKTISERIMELIIQAAVDINEHILTRKMNAVSTGNRESFWQAQKYGIISIEVATELSKSGGLRNILAHRYLEINYVILLNSVRIALIYYPLYIQQVAEYISKEP
- a CDS encoding nucleotidyltransferase domain-containing protein, yielding MLQISPTLAELREIASQLPDRIPYLKMLILFGSRARGDTHAKSDWDFAALCNMELREESCKDRGFAWFEVPLILGESFNLNSDNIDVVELNQCSRLIAHFIARDGILLYEKEPCEFEEFIKNNLMSDTELKETERQLRQNINDFLQEWGVA
- a CDS encoding WYL domain-containing protein, giving the protein MVRKKETITLSIPSGTKEQLEAIALRLGILWGKSPSVSGLLVAIAQHRLDVGEPFTLSSSEVAALQQAIRLLIDSGYVEQARSVSQLLIGRGNLAAPLRQSLLQQAIQPTAAWRIQAEEYINDGQPFLVLYRNPKGEDLAYTARYAEISFEEKRFYLEIWCEETDDIKNPDYPELIHNRCLRFDRIQSIVKTDGLWRSEGLDFLKVYLHFYRGMVNAYDPRARDISDRVVGDIREVVRNVSNPFWLIREVSRYWEDCVIVSPQKLRDRFQQKLIALCRQYNLEVRD
- the grxC gene encoding glutaredoxin 3 — encoded protein: MLDFLNPILGRKPDRIKANVEIYTWQTCPYCIRAKTLLWWKGVNYTEYKIDGDEAARSAMADRANGKRSVPQIFINNQHVGGCDDIHKLDGDGGLDPLLAQPAV
- the menD gene encoding 2-succinyl-5-enolpyruvyl-6-hydroxy-3-cyclohexene-1-carboxylic-acid synthase, encoding MLDFRNTNTLWASILAETLQRLGLTTAVICPGSRSAPLTIAFAQNHLIETIPVLDERSASFFALGIAKKSGLPTALICTSGTAAANFYPAIIEARESRIPLLVLTADRPPELRDCHAGQAIDQIKLYGNYPNWQAELAIPAAEIGMLGYLRQTIVYAIERSTFPTPGPVHLNIPLRDPLVPISDIAIEALETQFDSEDFFAGLEPIVVGETLTPPSPPLLRGGVGSAIEPSLSLLRGGAGSTLRQWQESEKGIIIAGVAQPQDAEKYCSAIGKISQLLNWPVLAEGLSPLRNHAQLNPYLISTYDLILRNRELADKLTPEIAIQIGDLPTSKELRNWLDKTQPKRYIIDPSHHNIDPLHGKTIHLRTSIENLATKLTLVTQVPPLNKGGLGGDRTSAKNSSPVPPLTKGGLGGVLISPSHEYLQLWHNTETQVRQAIDEKMAAITNIIEPKIPWLLSQILPPATPIFISNSMPVRDVEFFWKPNNLQIKPYINRGANGIDGTLSTALGVAHRNQSSIMLTGDLALLHDTNGFLINKKFVGHLTIILINNNGGGIFEMLPVAKFDPPFEEFFATPQHINFASLCATYGVEHETIDDWEQLKEKILVLPNSGIRVLELQTDRRADAKWRQDNLGKFAKGL